Proteins co-encoded in one Desulfosalsimonas propionicica genomic window:
- a CDS encoding sensor domain-containing protein yields MDELSKAMDLTAGDRLEAISGNAMAALELCASLGDYQTSVTKFKNRKDILERSLQGLRQMVAIEFYAFYAVDEAHFDIALEHLDDPGRADYVGRTVEDLIDRGALALAFREKRTQTVRSHDGKYQVLIHAAATTSKIYGVFFCFVKTSVLEKGIVDKITTIIIKATGYALENFELYQLIRQKNEELLEKNLQVSKSEILYRNTFENTGNPTIVVDQKGTIVYVNSEFAAFSGWEREDLAGRRNIAEFLACEGRTGFAGILSAAEKDPLDTPTEYQFESRTREKRTVFLKISPLGLENQYIVSFTDITPIKEAEKQLQFQAFHDPLTHLPNRVLFQDRLKQAIKKKKRYQGYNFAVVFVDLDRFKSVNDTLGHNVGDDLLIQVGERILSSVREVDTVARFGGDEFLILLEDIRDKECCDMVTRRILEQFADPLAVAGHEIVMTLSMGILISSESQAGHADAIRLADMSMYEAKRQGRNQVVYAHQIQDREIERRLVLETHLQAGIQKDEFFVQYQPLMDLATNRLYGVEALVRWRHPELGIIPPNSFIPIAEESGLIIPLGRKIFEMAFADFAAWKTNFASARDLCLSINLSVKQMLQSNLAADIQAMARDAGLSLENINLEITESLFIDDMERAVKTIRELKTLGICISIDDFGTGYSSLKYLNQFSIDLVKIDKILIDNINGNLTNYNIVASMLELCAKLNLKAMAEGIEDIDQLEKLQGMNCPFGQGYYFAPPRDRNIIEEMLAGNMGSNLDESLAINDGSKISF; encoded by the coding sequence ATGGACGAATTGAGTAAGGCAATGGATTTGACCGCTGGTGACCGGCTTGAAGCCATTTCCGGCAATGCCATGGCGGCGCTGGAATTGTGCGCTTCCCTGGGCGACTATCAGACCTCCGTGACCAAGTTCAAAAACCGCAAGGATATTCTTGAACGCTCCTTGCAGGGCTTGCGGCAGATGGTGGCCATAGAGTTTTATGCCTTTTACGCTGTTGATGAAGCCCATTTTGACATTGCGCTGGAACATCTCGATGATCCGGGCCGGGCGGATTACGTCGGCCGGACAGTGGAGGATTTAATTGACCGCGGGGCGCTGGCCCTGGCGTTTCGGGAAAAACGGACCCAGACCGTCCGCAGCCATGACGGCAAATACCAGGTATTGATTCATGCCGCTGCCACAACCTCGAAAATTTACGGTGTTTTTTTCTGTTTTGTCAAAACCAGTGTCCTGGAAAAAGGTATTGTCGACAAGATCACCACGATTATTATCAAGGCTACGGGATATGCCCTGGAAAATTTTGAGCTCTACCAATTGATCCGGCAGAAAAACGAAGAACTGCTGGAAAAAAACCTTCAGGTGTCCAAGTCTGAAATCCTTTACCGAAATACATTTGAAAACACCGGCAATCCAACCATTGTGGTTGACCAGAAGGGAACCATTGTTTATGTGAACAGCGAGTTTGCGGCTTTCTCGGGATGGGAGCGGGAAGACCTGGCAGGCAGGCGAAACATTGCCGAGTTTCTGGCCTGCGAAGGCCGCACCGGTTTTGCAGGGATTTTGTCTGCAGCGGAAAAAGACCCTTTGGACACCCCCACCGAATACCAGTTTGAAAGCCGCACCCGGGAAAAAAGAACTGTTTTTCTCAAGATTTCCCCTCTGGGCCTGGAAAACCAATACATTGTTTCCTTTACCGATATTACGCCCATCAAGGAAGCGGAAAAACAGCTGCAGTTCCAGGCTTTTCACGATCCGCTCACCCATCTGCCCAACCGGGTTTTGTTTCAGGACCGGCTCAAGCAGGCGATCAAGAAAAAAAAGCGGTATCAGGGTTATAATTTCGCCGTGGTGTTTGTTGATCTGGACCGATTTAAGTCGGTCAACGATACCCTAGGTCATAATGTGGGCGATGACCTGCTGATTCAGGTGGGAGAGCGCATTTTGTCAAGCGTGCGCGAAGTCGATACCGTGGCCCGGTTCGGGGGCGATGAGTTTTTGATCCTTTTAGAAGACATCCGGGACAAGGAGTGCTGCGACATGGTCACTCGGCGAATCCTGGAGCAGTTTGCCGATCCCCTGGCGGTTGCCGGCCATGAAATTGTCATGACCCTGAGCATGGGGATTTTAATCAGCAGCGAGAGCCAGGCCGGTCATGCCGATGCCATCCGGCTGGCGGACATGAGCATGTATGAGGCCAAGCGCCAGGGCCGAAACCAGGTGGTCTACGCCCACCAGATTCAGGACCGGGAGATCGAGCGCCGCCTGGTCCTGGAAACTCACCTTCAGGCCGGCATCCAGAAAGACGAATTTTTCGTTCAGTATCAGCCTCTTATGGATCTTGCCACAAACCGTCTTTACGGGGTGGAGGCCCTGGTGCGGTGGCGGCACCCGGAGTTGGGCATTATCCCGCCCAACAGCTTTATCCCCATTGCAGAGGAATCCGGGCTGATCATTCCCCTGGGCCGGAAAATATTTGAAATGGCATTTGCCGATTTTGCAGCATGGAAGACCAACTTTGCTTCAGCAAGAGATCTGTGCCTGAGCATCAACCTCTCGGTTAAGCAGATGCTGCAAAGCAATCTGGCGGCCGATATTCAGGCCATGGCCCGCGACGCCGGGCTTTCGCTGGAAAACATTAACCTGGAGATCACTGAAAGCCTGTTTATTGACGATATGGAGCGGGCGGTTAAAACCATTCGTGAATTAAAGACCCTTGGGATATGCATCTCCATTGATGATTTCGGTACCGGCTATTCTTCTTTGAAATACCTGAATCAGTTTTCCATCGATTTGGTGAAAATCGACAAGATTCTCATTGATAACATCAACGGCAACCTGACCAATTACAACATCGTGGCCTCCATGCTGGAGTTGTGCGCCAAGCTCAATCTCAAGGCCATGGCCGAAGGCATCGAGGATATCGACCAACTGGAAAAGCTCCAGGGCATGAACTGCCCCTTCGGGCAGGGCTACTACTTTGCCCCGCCCCGGGACAGAAACATAATCGAAGAAATGCTCGCCGGGAATATGGGGTCAAACCTTGATGAAAGTCTTGCGATAAATGATGGCAGCAAAATCTCTTTTTGA
- a CDS encoding YIP1 family protein yields the protein MNLFVDRMIRAAKLDIHLYEEVEADKSAMGQAIGVVVLSSLAAGIGAISVQGASGVIVGTIFALIGWFIWAFLTYVIGTKLLPEPQTRADYGELLRTIGFSSSPGLIRVLGIIPGLQSIVFLAAGIWMLVAMVIAVRQALDYHSTWRAVGVCLIGWLVQILLLALVFAAIGGGMPDTQ from the coding sequence ATGAATCTTTTCGTGGATCGAATGATCCGGGCAGCCAAGCTCGACATTCATCTATATGAGGAAGTGGAAGCAGACAAAAGCGCCATGGGACAAGCGATAGGCGTTGTGGTGCTCTCCAGCCTGGCAGCCGGCATCGGGGCCATCAGCGTTCAGGGCGCCAGCGGAGTTATTGTGGGCACCATTTTTGCCCTGATCGGCTGGTTCATCTGGGCGTTTTTAACCTATGTCATCGGCACAAAACTGCTGCCCGAGCCGCAGACCCGGGCGGATTACGGAGAACTGCTGCGCACCATCGGGTTTTCCAGTTCCCCTGGCCTGATCCGGGTACTGGGGATCATACCCGGCCTGCAGAGCATTGTCTTTCTGGCGGCCGGCATCTGGATGCTGGTTGCCATGGTCATTGCCGTGCGCCAGGCCCTGGATTATCACAGCACCTGGCGGGCCGTTGGCGTCTGCCTCATCGGCTGGCTGGTCCAGATCCTGCTGTTGGCCCTGGTATTTGCTGCGATCGGCGGGGGGATGCCCGATACCCAATAA
- a CDS encoding diguanylate cyclase domain-containing protein: protein MKKIMVVDNHPVMQQFMSNLLGRKGHEVIAAADGLSAIQMLENLRPDIFFIDLIMPNISGDKLCRLLRRNPDHEQSFIVMLSAIAMEQEMHPENLDADMILAKGPFDRLTANVEFILEQIETDGGLQLRGQVMGRDELFERQISKELLASKQHSETTLQHMSEGLLELVGEGKIVYANPAAVSIMGRKEQDLLSCDFITLFRDADQPIVRKQLAEAARREKEIIFSEDLAINQRRVSVKIIPVPRENQSRSFLVMLHDITEQKQAEEELRYLSFHDSLTDLYNRAFFEEEMNRLARQRHLPLGIIVCDINGLKLINDTLGHQKGDELLRVAAGTLKAAFRSSDILARIGGDEFAVLLPGSEQKVVQDRIQRIAREIEKHNAANPDRHLSFSIGHAVRTSLPIDMQALFKEADDNMYKEKLKHLRTGSTRILQSLLQALKEKDYIREGHTQQLKFYVSKIAEKMGLSSEKSRNLQLLAQFHDLGKVGISDRILFKSETLTAEEYQEMKRHCEIGHRIALSSPDLAPIADLILKHHEWWNGRGYPLRLKGGEIPIECRILAVAEAYDIMTNQRPYQDSRSGQQAMEELRRAAGTQFDPAVVEIFIEEIKP from the coding sequence ATGAAAAAGATCATGGTGGTAGACAACCATCCGGTTATGCAGCAGTTTATGAGCAATCTGCTCGGCAGAAAAGGCCATGAGGTCATTGCTGCCGCAGACGGGCTGTCGGCCATCCAGATGCTGGAAAATCTGCGCCCGGATATTTTCTTCATTGACCTGATCATGCCCAACATCAGCGGGGACAAGCTTTGCCGGCTGCTCCGCCGGAACCCGGATCATGAACAGAGTTTTATCGTGATGCTTTCGGCCATTGCCATGGAGCAGGAAATGCATCCGGAAAACCTGGATGCAGACATGATCCTTGCCAAGGGGCCCTTTGACCGGCTGACCGCCAATGTGGAATTTATCCTGGAACAGATCGAAACCGACGGGGGCCTGCAGCTCAGGGGGCAGGTCATGGGCCGGGATGAACTCTTTGAACGCCAAATCAGCAAAGAACTGCTGGCATCCAAACAGCATTCCGAAACAACACTGCAGCACATGTCCGAGGGCCTGCTCGAGCTTGTTGGCGAAGGCAAAATCGTCTACGCCAACCCGGCGGCTGTCAGTATTATGGGCAGAAAGGAACAGGACCTGCTGTCCTGCGACTTTATCACCCTTTTCCGGGATGCTGACCAGCCCATTGTACGCAAGCAGCTCGCAGAAGCCGCGCGCCGGGAAAAAGAAATCATTTTCTCTGAAGATCTTGCCATCAACCAGAGGCGGGTTTCGGTGAAAATCATCCCCGTACCCCGGGAAAACCAGAGCCGATCCTTTCTGGTGATGCTCCACGACATCACCGAACAGAAACAGGCGGAAGAAGAACTGCGATACTTAAGCTTTCATGACTCCCTGACCGACCTTTATAACCGGGCCTTTTTTGAGGAGGAAATGAACCGGCTGGCCCGTCAGCGGCACCTGCCGCTGGGCATCATTGTCTGTGACATCAATGGATTAAAACTGATCAACGATACACTTGGCCATCAAAAGGGCGATGAACTGCTGCGGGTCGCTGCCGGCACCCTCAAAGCCGCGTTTCGTTCCAGCGATATCCTTGCGCGCATAGGCGGAGACGAATTTGCTGTTCTTCTGCCCGGCAGTGAACAAAAAGTGGTCCAAGACCGCATCCAGCGCATTGCCAGGGAAATTGAAAAGCACAATGCCGCCAATCCGGACCGACACCTCTCGTTTTCCATCGGCCATGCCGTACGCACGAGCCTTCCCATTGACATGCAGGCCCTGTTCAAGGAAGCCGACGACAACATGTACAAAGAAAAACTCAAACATCTCCGGACCGGCAGCACCCGGATACTGCAAAGCCTTCTGCAGGCACTGAAGGAAAAAGACTATATCCGGGAAGGCCATACTCAGCAGCTCAAATTTTACGTATCAAAAATAGCTGAAAAGATGGGGCTTTCCAGTGAAAAATCCCGCAACCTGCAGTTGCTCGCCCAATTCCATGACCTTGGCAAAGTGGGCATCTCCGACCGTATCCTGTTTAAATCCGAAACACTCACTGCAGAGGAATACCAGGAGATGAAACGCCACTGTGAAATCGGCCATCGCATTGCCCTGTCGTCTCCGGATCTGGCACCGATTGCCGATTTGATCCTAAAACACCATGAATGGTGGAACGGCAGGGGATATCCCCTGCGCTTAAAAGGCGGGGAAATCCCCATTGAATGCCGGATTCTTGCGGTGGCCGAGGCCTATGACATCATGACCAACCAGCGACCTTACCAGGACAGCCGATCCGGGCAACAGGCAATGGAAGAACTGCGGCGGGCAGCCGGCACCCAGTTTGACCCTGCGGTGGTCGAGATATTCATAGAGGAGATCAAACCTTGA
- a CDS encoding IS1634 family transposase, with product MTYGHCKDKRPDFKQFLISMPCVDRNIPVIGSPKDGNASDKTINNELLTYISRHMARHHLEPGAFVYVADSAFDTGTQFVSRLPATYAECSRAIKEAVKSDQWHDIGAISESTGTTKRPPAHYQIYETTITINGRDYRAIVVHSSAHDKRRHKRIDRLLTEKRKELEAICKEASTSYFCQPDAQAAADKLAGAAIGSYHRVETQIKKVAKYARGRPPKDQSRQPRGYEYRPEIQIRQDPDAIAPLRLEAGCFVLITNMAEKSELGQWSAKRLLQLYKNQHGIEQNFGFLKDPVIVNSIFLKNPKRIEVLGLVLLIALLIWRLIERSMRKYIESTGQAIPGWENRPTKKTTAFMMTTKFASVSVVKIGDKRQLAYPLRSMHLEYLRALNVDPDIFTYP from the coding sequence ATCACTTACGGCCACTGCAAGGACAAACGGCCGGATTTTAAACAGTTTTTGATCTCAATGCCCTGCGTGGACCGAAATATCCCGGTCATTGGTTCCCCAAAAGACGGCAACGCATCGGATAAAACCATAAACAACGAACTGCTGACATATATCTCCCGCCACATGGCCCGTCACCATCTTGAGCCGGGAGCTTTTGTGTATGTGGCCGATTCAGCCTTTGACACCGGCACCCAATTTGTCAGCAGGCTTCCTGCAACTTACGCCGAATGCAGCCGGGCAATCAAAGAAGCCGTCAAATCCGACCAGTGGCACGATATCGGTGCAATCTCAGAATCAACAGGCACAACCAAGCGCCCGCCTGCCCATTATCAAATATATGAAACCACCATCACCATCAACGGCCGGGACTATCGAGCCATCGTGGTTCACTCCAGTGCCCATGACAAAAGACGGCATAAACGCATTGATCGCTTGCTGACTGAAAAGCGCAAAGAACTGGAGGCCATTTGCAAAGAGGCATCCACTTCATATTTTTGCCAACCCGACGCCCAGGCTGCAGCAGACAAGCTTGCCGGGGCTGCCATCGGCAGCTATCACCGAGTGGAAACGCAAATCAAAAAAGTCGCCAAATATGCCCGGGGCCGACCCCCAAAAGACCAATCCCGCCAGCCCAGGGGCTACGAATACCGCCCGGAAATCCAAATCAGGCAAGATCCTGATGCCATTGCCCCTCTGCGCCTGGAGGCCGGGTGCTTTGTTTTGATCACCAACATGGCAGAAAAATCGGAACTTGGACAATGGTCAGCAAAACGCCTGCTTCAACTCTACAAGAACCAACATGGCATTGAGCAAAATTTCGGTTTTCTCAAGGACCCGGTGATCGTTAACAGCATCTTTTTAAAAAATCCCAAACGTATAGAAGTCCTCGGCCTGGTTCTTCTGATTGCCCTTCTGATCTGGCGACTGATTGAGCGCAGTATGCGCAAATACATCGAAAGCACGGGTCAGGCGATACCCGGTTGGGAGAACCGCCCAACGAAAAAAACAACAGCGTTTATGATGACTACAAAGTTTGCAAGCGTATCGGTAGTCAAAATAGGTGACAAAAGGCAGCTGGCTTATCCATTGCGCTCCATGCATTTGGAGTATCTCAGGGCGTTAAACGTTGACCCGGATATTTTTACTTATCCATAG
- a CDS encoding acetoacetate decarboxylase family protein, translated as MGFVKSFEEIMANTKEAREIYNAEMITVFWETTPEIISNLLPPPLKPATAPVAMAFVGDYPTTNFDVTYKESALFINAEYEGEEGYYCLSMPVTNDMAMAGGRERFGFPKKMAEIHFEKMDNRCLGWTERRGVRVMQINVTLTGSFSDSAVQDRLIKNRQEKDGSFQNIFYNFKHFPAPEGSAFDYDPRLVSQITVAKPKELQLGEGTITFNASNYDPWHEVEVVRMLGATYMEGDIAILNGKVAAETGFMDLLPFAFLKWDMK; from the coding sequence ATGGGCTTTGTAAAATCATTTGAAGAAATCATGGCAAACACCAAGGAAGCCAGAGAAATTTACAATGCGGAAATGATAACAGTATTTTGGGAAACTACGCCGGAAATCATCTCAAACCTTTTGCCTCCTCCGCTTAAGCCTGCAACGGCACCTGTTGCAATGGCGTTTGTGGGAGATTATCCAACCACCAATTTTGATGTCACCTACAAAGAAAGCGCTTTGTTTATAAATGCCGAATATGAAGGAGAGGAAGGGTATTATTGTCTGTCTATGCCTGTGACAAACGATATGGCCATGGCTGGAGGGCGGGAACGATTCGGATTTCCCAAGAAAATGGCAGAAATTCATTTTGAAAAAATGGACAATAGATGTCTGGGATGGACAGAGCGACGCGGCGTTCGAGTAATGCAAATTAATGTAACGCTTACAGGTTCTTTCAGTGATTCAGCCGTTCAGGACAGGCTTATAAAAAACCGACAAGAAAAAGATGGTTCCTTTCAAAATATTTTTTATAATTTTAAACACTTCCCTGCCCCCGAAGGCTCTGCTTTTGATTACGACCCCCGCTTGGTTTCTCAGATAACGGTCGCCAAGCCCAAGGAACTCCAACTCGGGGAGGGCACGATTACATTCAATGCTTCGAATTATGATCCCTGGCATGAGGTGGAGGTGGTAAGAATGCTTGGTGCAACCTACATGGAGGGCGACATTGCCATTCTTAACGGTAAAGTCGCGGCGGAAACCGGATTTATGGACCTTCTTCCCTTTGCTTTTCTCAAGTGGGACATGAAATGA